Proteins found in one Triticum aestivum cultivar Chinese Spring chromosome 4D, IWGSC CS RefSeq v2.1, whole genome shotgun sequence genomic segment:
- the LOC123100578 gene encoding sugar transport protein MST1 yields MAVGAVGVEAGHGSPLAYGGELTFTVVMTCLVAASGGLIFGYDIGISGGVSQMKPFLQTFFPKVLRRMADAKRSQYCIFDSHALTSFTSSLYIAGLVSSFAAGRVTRSLGRRGVMLLGGALFFAGGAMTGAAMNLAMLIVGRMLLGFGVGFTNQATPLYLAEMAPARWRGSLGVAFQFFLALGILIANLVNYGTARLEWGWRLSLGLAGAPAIVIFVGALFLTDTPSSFIMRGKADLARSALLRVRGASANVDAELKDITRAVEAARSSEEGAFRKLFADRQYRPHLTFSVVVPFCHQLSGMMVLTFFSPLVFRIAGFGSNAALMGAVILAAVKFGSLILSTLVIDRYGRKVLVMVGAVIMVVCQVANAWIMGAQAANGPIPRAYGVALLALTCVQGAGFGMSWAPLIWIIPGEIFPMEIRSAGQSVSVSTTLGLTFLQTQTFLALLCRLKYATFAYYAAWVVALTAFVLVFLPETKGVPLESMGSVWERHWYWKRFVGDGRGRGKPASSPSAST; encoded by the exons ATGGCCGTAGGTGCTGTTGGCGTTGAGGCTGGCCATGGCTCCCCTTTGGCTTACGGCGGCGAGCTCACGTTCACCGTAGTCATGACCTGCCTTGTGGCGGCCTCCGGCGGCCTCATCTTCGGCTACGACATCGGCATCTCAG GCGGCGTCTCGCAGATGAAGCCCTTCTTGCAGACCTTCTTCCCCAAGGTGCTCAGGCGGATGGCGGACGCGAAGCGGAGCCAGTACTGCATCTTCGACAGCCACGCGCTGACCTCCTTCACCTCGTCCCTGTACATCGCCGGCCTCGTCTCGTCCTTCGCCGCTGGCCGCGTCACCAGGTCGCTGGGGCGGCGTGGCGTGATGCTGCTGGGCGGGGCGCTGTTCTTCGCGGGAGGCGCCATGACCGGCGCGGCGATGAACCTCGCCATGCTCATCGTCGGGCGCATGCTGCTCGGCTTCGGCGTCGGGTTCACCAACCAGGCCACCCCGCTGTACCTCGCCGAGATGGCCCCCGCGCGGTGGCGCGGCTCCCTCGGCGTCGCCTTCCAGTTCTTCCTCGCCCTCGGGATCCTCATCGCCAACCTCGTCAACTACGGCACCGCGCGCCTCGAGTGGGGCTGGAGGCTCTCCCTCGGCCTCGCCGGCGCGCCGGCCATCGTCATCTTTGTGGGCGCTCTCTTCCTCACCGACACGCCCAGCAGCTTCATCATGCGCGGGAAGGCAGACCTCGCCCGGTCGGCGCTCCTCCGGGTGCGCGGGGCCAGCGCGAACGTGGACGCCGAGCTCAAGGACATCACGCGCGCCGtggaggccgcgcgcagcagcgAGGAAGGCGCGTTCCGGAAGCTGTTCGCCGACCGGCAGTACCGCCCGCACCTGACATTCTCCGTCGTGGTGCCGTTCTGCCACCAGCTGAGCGGCATGATGGTGCTGACCTTCTTCTCGCCGCTGGTGTTCCGCATCGCCGGCTTCGGGAGCAACGCGGCGCTGATGGGCGCGGTCATCCTCGCCGCCGTCAAGTTCGGCTCGCTCATCCTCTCCACGCTGGTGATCGACCGCTACGGCCGCAAGGTGCTGGTCATGGTTGGCGCGGTGATCATGGTCGTATGCCAGGTCGCGAACGCGTGGATCATGGGGGCGCAAGCCGCCAACGGCCCGATACCGCGGGCTTACGGGGTAGCGCTGCTGGCGCTCACCTGCGtgcagggcgccgggttcggcatGTCGTGGGCGCCGCTCATCTGGATCATCCCCGGCGAGATCTTCCCGATGGAGATACGGTCGGCGGGGCAGTCGGTGAGCGTGTCGACCACGCTGGGGCTCACCTTCCTGCAGACGCAGACCTTCCTCGCCCTGCTATGCCGGCTCAAGTACGCCACGTTCGCCTACTACGCAGCCTGGGTGGTGGCCCTCACGGCCTTCGTCTTGGTCTTCCTGCCGGAGACCAAGGGCGTCCCCCTCGAGTCCATGGGCTCCGTCTGGGAGCGCCACTGGTACTGGAAGAGGTTCGTCGGCGACGGCCGCGGCCGGGGCAAACCAGCTTCATCTCCGTCTGCATCAACATGA